One part of the Anaeromyxobacter sp. Fw109-5 genome encodes these proteins:
- a CDS encoding ATP-binding protein, with the protein MPDRKPEPRQPIYLMLRMKPPWVFIDEIRRFVESFCACACDVAANRESQLALAVHELMQNAVPHSHDEEVDLVLEVDPDADRVEVAVTNRCTEAEFRALEERIARMNREPDALRHYLTEMSTSPATVRGGLGLARVRFESQLELSLSRSGGRVTVHASGALRAPALKVPGGAHA; encoded by the coding sequence ATGCCTGACCGGAAGCCCGAGCCGCGCCAGCCCATCTACCTCATGCTCCGGATGAAGCCGCCCTGGGTCTTCATCGACGAGATCCGCCGCTTCGTCGAGTCGTTCTGCGCGTGCGCGTGCGACGTGGCCGCGAACCGCGAGTCGCAGCTCGCGCTCGCCGTGCACGAGCTCATGCAGAACGCGGTGCCGCACTCGCACGACGAGGAGGTCGATCTCGTCCTGGAGGTCGACCCGGACGCCGATCGCGTCGAGGTCGCGGTGACGAACCGGTGCACCGAGGCCGAGTTCCGCGCGCTGGAGGAGCGCATCGCGCGCATGAACCGCGAGCCGGACGCGCTCCGGCACTACCTCACCGAGATGAGCACGTCCCCGGCCACCGTGCGCGGAGGCCTCGGCCTCGCGCGGGTCCGCTTCGAATCGCAGCTCGAGCTCTCCCTGAGCCGCTCGGGTGGCCGCGTCACCGTCCACGCCTCCGGCGCGCTGCGCGCGCCGGCACTGAAGGTTCCCGGAGGAGCCCATGCCTGA
- a CDS encoding SpoIIE family protein phosphatase, protein MFSSVPERAKSSLRFRLLVATLVLVALALGVAAVAFERVARSVIVDAIHSHLSARAEEVQAAVVRFQRERALAVRSWAEAEAMQMTIDSGDPKFAEDYLRRTIQDQGGSISAAALLDMDGAIIAAVREGAEGERRGLPVASLRGVVLGDAPVKAALDATTELGDGVAAGVAPLSRLDPTEARALGVMVAAPVKDFAADLVGVVVAIMPPQALSRLLGGIAADGHYQPVVADEGLTLVLSLPGASTQQARALAEAAAGAPGELEHVALAGSEPVLSVRTAAGVGVPGWRTLMAVHESDAYGRLYWLRALLGVMFAIVLAAAGLASVGAIRQASRPLTDITRSMSAVAGGDLSTRVPEAYRDELGDLVHSFNVMVSEVERSRDELQRTEALRREVEIAHRIQTAILPVAPSLAGYDVAARMKPADDVGGDLYDLLPFEDTFWVLVGDVSGHGINSGLVMMMAQAAAYAAIAENPRLSPKSVIAAVNRVVHENVRKRMRRDDYLTLMAARHLGDGRFVAAGAHQPIFLSRGSGKVEVIEPAGPWCGLGPHVQPREYEFEVRPGEMLCLITDGVVEAPDARGDLFGEDRLAQMLSEPAVHTASASQALAAIFSRVEAFAATQADDMTAVVLRRQPHA, encoded by the coding sequence ATGTTCTCCTCCGTCCCCGAGCGCGCGAAGAGCTCGCTGCGTTTCCGGCTCCTCGTCGCGACCCTCGTCCTCGTCGCGCTCGCCCTCGGTGTCGCCGCGGTCGCCTTCGAGCGCGTCGCGCGCTCGGTGATCGTCGACGCCATCCACTCGCACCTCTCCGCCCGCGCCGAGGAGGTCCAGGCCGCGGTGGTGCGGTTCCAGCGTGAGCGCGCGCTGGCGGTCCGGAGCTGGGCCGAGGCCGAGGCGATGCAGATGACGATCGACTCGGGCGACCCGAAGTTCGCCGAGGACTACCTGCGTCGCACCATCCAGGACCAGGGGGGCTCGATCTCGGCGGCGGCGCTCCTCGACATGGACGGCGCGATCATCGCCGCGGTGCGCGAGGGCGCGGAGGGCGAGCGCCGCGGCTTGCCCGTCGCCAGCCTGCGCGGCGTGGTGCTCGGCGACGCCCCGGTGAAGGCGGCGCTGGACGCCACGACCGAGCTCGGCGACGGCGTCGCCGCCGGGGTCGCGCCGCTCTCGCGGCTCGACCCCACCGAGGCGCGCGCGCTCGGCGTGATGGTCGCTGCGCCGGTGAAGGACTTCGCCGCCGACCTCGTGGGGGTGGTCGTCGCGATCATGCCCCCGCAGGCGCTCTCGCGCCTCCTGGGCGGCATCGCGGCCGACGGCCACTACCAGCCCGTCGTCGCCGACGAGGGGCTCACGCTCGTGCTCTCGCTGCCGGGCGCGAGCACCCAGCAGGCGCGCGCCCTGGCGGAGGCGGCGGCGGGCGCTCCCGGCGAGCTCGAGCACGTCGCGCTCGCCGGCTCGGAGCCGGTGCTCTCCGTGCGGACCGCCGCCGGCGTCGGGGTCCCCGGCTGGCGCACGCTCATGGCTGTCCACGAGTCCGACGCCTACGGCCGGCTGTACTGGCTCCGCGCCCTCCTCGGCGTCATGTTCGCGATCGTGCTCGCCGCGGCGGGCCTCGCGAGCGTGGGCGCGATCCGCCAGGCCTCACGGCCCCTGACCGACATCACGCGCTCGATGTCGGCGGTCGCGGGCGGCGATCTCTCCACCCGCGTCCCCGAGGCGTACCGGGACGAGCTCGGAGACCTCGTCCACTCGTTCAACGTGATGGTGAGCGAGGTCGAGCGCTCGCGCGACGAGCTGCAGCGAACCGAGGCGCTCCGCCGCGAGGTGGAGATCGCGCACCGGATCCAGACCGCCATCCTCCCCGTCGCGCCGTCGCTCGCTGGCTACGACGTCGCCGCGCGCATGAAGCCGGCGGACGACGTGGGCGGCGACCTGTACGACCTGCTGCCGTTCGAGGACACCTTCTGGGTCCTCGTCGGCGACGTCTCGGGCCACGGGATCAACTCCGGCCTCGTCATGATGATGGCGCAGGCCGCCGCGTACGCCGCCATCGCCGAGAACCCGCGCCTCTCGCCGAAGAGCGTCATCGCGGCGGTGAACCGGGTCGTCCACGAGAACGTGCGCAAGCGCATGCGGCGCGACGACTACCTCACCCTCATGGCCGCGCGGCACCTCGGCGACGGGCGCTTCGTCGCGGCCGGCGCCCACCAGCCCATCTTCCTCTCCCGCGGCAGCGGGAAGGTCGAGGTCATCGAGCCCGCCGGGCCCTGGTGCGGCCTCGGCCCCCACGTGCAGCCGCGCGAGTACGAGTTCGAGGTCCGCCCGGGCGAGATGCTCTGCCTCATCACCGACGGCGTCGTCGAGGCGCCGGACGCGAGGGGCGACCTCTTCGGCGAGGACCGCCTCGCCCAGATGCTCTCCGAGCCCGCCGTCCACACCGCGTCCGCCTCGCAGGCGCTCGCCGCGATCTTCTCCAGGGTCGAGGCCTTCGCCGCCACGCAGGCGGACGACATGACCGCAGTCGTCCTGAGGCGCCAGCCCCATGCCTGA